The genomic window GATCCAGCCCAGGGTCGCGTCGTCGAGCGCCATGCCCCGGCGCCGGCCTGGCCCGAGGCGGAGGACTGGCCGCGCCCCAACGGTGTGCCGGGCGCGCTCCCGACCAGCAGCCCCCACGGCACGTTCGAGGACGGCCGGGGCCGGCTTTGGGTGCTCTCGAGCGAGAGCGGGTGCCCGAGCGTCTTCAACCGCGCCGCCGGCACCTTCGCCCCGTTCTGCCTCGGCGAGGAGCCGGGCGCCAGCCCGTGGGTGCGCTCGGTCGTCGAGCACGACGGGGCGTTGTGGTTCGGGGCCTACGGCGAGGGGCTGATCCGGTTCGACCCGGACACCGGCCGGCAGCAGACCTACAGCTACGACCCCGCCAACGCCGACGGCCCGGCCTCGGACAAAATCCTGGTGCTTCACCTGCGCGACGGGGCCATCTGGGTCGGCACCTACGGTACCGGGCTGAGCCGCTTCGACCCGGCGACCGAGGTGTTCACGCACTACAGCGCGGCCACGACCGACCTGCCGAGCGACATCATCTACTCCATCGAGGAGGACGACGCGGGGGACCTGTGGCTGGGTACCGGCCGGGGGCTGGCGCGCTTCTCGCCCGCCACCGACACCTTCGAGGCGTTTGGGCTCGACGACGGGCTGCCCGACCTCGACTTCAACACGGTCGCCTCGCACCGCGCGCCGAGCGGGGAGCTGTTCTTCGGCGGGCCGGGCGGGCTCGTGAGCTTTTTCCCGGACCGCCTCACGCGCAACGAGGTCCCGCCGCCGGTGGCGATCACGAACGTACGGGTCGGCGGCGAGATCGCGGAGCCGGGGGAGGGCGCGCCGCTCGCGGTCGCGGCGCCCTACGCCGAGACGGTTCGCCTCGCGCCGGGGCAGCGCGACCTCGCGCTCGCGTTCGCCGCGCTCCACTTCGCCAACCCGAGCCAGAACCGCTACCGCTACCGGCTGGAGGGCTACGACGCCGACTGGCACACGCCGGGCGGCGACCCCGAGGCGACCTACACGAACCTCGACCCCGGCCGCTACACGTTCCGCGTGCAGGCGGCGAACGCCGATGGGGTGTGGAACGACGAGGGCGCTGCGCTCGCGGTCGTCGTGGAGCCCCGCTTTTTCGAGACGTGGTGGTTCGCGCTCGGGCTGGGGCTGCTGGCGCTCGGCCTCGCCGGGGCCGCGGTCCAGGGCCGGGTGCGGCGGCAGCGCGAACGCGAGACCGAGCTCCGCGCCCTCGTCGCCGAGCGGACGGCCGACCTCGAACGGGAGAAACAAACTACCGAGGCGCAGGCCGAGCAGCTCCGCGAACTCGACGCCGCCAAGACCCGCTTCTTCCAGAACGTCAGCCACGAGTTCCGCACCCCGCTCACTCTCACGATCGGTCCGCTCGAAGACCTCCGCGACGGGATGTACGCGCCCGACGAGATCGGCGAGCCGGTGGGTCTGGCGCTCCGCAGCGCCCGCCGCGTGCTCGGGCTAATCAACGAAATCCTCGACGTGGCGAAGATGGACGCCAGGCAGCTCCGGCTCGGCGCGCGCCCGCTCGACCTCGACGCCTTCCTGCGCGACCTCGCGGCGATGTTTGCGCTGCACGCCGAGCGCCTCGGGATCGACCTCCGGTACGACGGGCCGGGGCATCCCGTCGAGGCGTGGCTCGACCGCGACCGGTTCGGGCGGGCCGTCTCGAACCTGCTCTCGAACGCGCTCAAGTTCACCCCCGACGGCGGGCGTGTCCGCCTCCGCCTCGCGGCGAGCGAGACCGAGGCCCGCGTCACAGTCGAGGACACTGGTACCGGCATCGCCGCTGAGCACCTGCCCTACCTCTTCGACCGCTTCTACCAGGCCGACGGCCTGACGCCGCAGCGCCAGCCAGGGACCGGGATCGGGCTGGCCTTCGCGCGCGAGGTCGTCACGCTCCACGGCGGCACGATTGCCGCCGAGAGCGAGCCGGGCGCGGGCAGCCGGTTCACGATCACCCTCCCGCTCGGACGCGACCACCTCGCGCCCGATCAGCTTGCCGGGGACGAGCAGCCGGGCGATGCAGCAGTGCCGGATGTCCCGCCGCTGCTCGATCCGTCGTTGCTCTTGCCCGACCAGGGCGGAGACGAGCGGCCCAGCGAGGCCTCGACGCTCAGCGAAGACGGGGCGGGCGAGGACGTGACGACCGTCCTCGTCGTCGACGACCACCCCGACATCCGGGCCTACGTTCGCCGCCACCTCGAAGCCGAACGCGACGGGCACCCCGGCTACCGCGTGCTCGAAGCCGCCGACGGGGCCGAGGGGCTGGCCCTCGCCCGCGAGCACCTCCCCGACCTCGTCGTTTCCGACGTGATGATGCCGGTCCTGGACGGCATCGCCCTTTGCACCGCCCTCAAGGCCGATCCGGCGACGGACTTCCTCCCGGTCGTCCTGCTCACGGCGAAGGCAGGGGAGGAGGCCACGCTCGAGGGCCTCGGCAGCGGGGCCGACGACTACGTCACGAAGCCCTTCAACGTCCGCACGCTCGCCGCCCGCGTGGACAACCTGATCGCCGGACGGCGGCGGCTGCGCGAGCGCTTCGCAGGCGAGGCTGTCCCTGCGCCGGCACGCCCCGATACGTCCGCCCTCGCCCCGGAAGATGCCGCGCTCGTCGAGCGTCTCCATGCCGTCATCGAGGACCGTCTCGACGACGAGGACTTCGGCGTGGAGACGCTCGCCGAGGCCGTGGGGATGAGCCGCGCGACGCTCTACCGGCGGCTGAAGGGCGTCGTCGATGAAACGCCGCAGGCCCTGCTGCGCGAGGCGCGGCTGGCGCGGGCCGCCCGCCTGCTCACCGAGCGTGCCGGTGGGGTGGGCGAGATCGCCTACGCGGTCGGGTTCAAAAGCGTCGCCCACTTCTCGCGCACGTTCCGGGCGACATACGAGGTTGCGCCGTCGGCCTACGCGGCACCGGCCGGGGCCTGAGCCGGCCAGCGCTTGGTCGGAAGGCAAGCGCGTGAGCAAAGAGGAAGCGCCCCAGGACTGCCGGGCCGGTTGACGGAGCGTCTCAGGTTGTTGCCTCAGCGTCTCGTGCGACGGAGCGTCAACAGGTCGAGACGGAGCGGTAACAGGGAATCGCGCGGCTGGAGGCACATTGCGGCACAGCGCCACGGTGCGCCTTCCCAACCGCTTTCCAGAGACCGAGATGGAACATCGACCGCACGTCCCGACACACGTCACGCTCCGGGGTGGCAACGCCCGTGCCCGCTTGCTCTCGATCCTCAACGAGCTCCACTACAAGTACGCTTCGCTGGGCGAGGGGGCCGTGGCGGACTACATCCCCGAGCTCGCCAAGGCCAACCCCGACTGGTTCGGCATCTCCGTCGTCACCGTCGACGGGGAGGTCTACGAGGTCGGCGACTGCGACCGCCGCTTCACCATCCAGTCCGCCTCGAAGCCGTTCGTCTACGCCGCCGCTCTGGAGGAGCATGGGCGCGAGACCGTCCTCGCCCGCGTAGGCGTCGAGCCGACGGGCGACGCCTTCAACTCGATCATCAAGCTCGACGAGAAGTCCAAGCGGCCGCACAACCCGATGGTCAACGCCGGAGCCATCGCCATCACGAGCCTCATCCGCGGGGAGGGTCCGACGGACAAGCTGAACTCGCTCCTCAGCATGTTCTCGCGCTTCGCCGGCCATCCGATCGATGTCGACATGGCCGTCTTCATGTCCGAGCGCACGACGGGGCACCGCAACCGCGCGCTCGCCCACCTGATGCGCAACTTCGGGATGATCCACAACGGAATCGATGAGGCGCTGGACCTCTACTTCCAGCAGTGCTCCGTCCTCGTCACGAGCCGCGACCTCGCCACGATGGCCGGCTCACTCGCCAACGGCGGAGTCAATCCACTGACGGGCGAGCAGGTCCTCTCGCCGGAGTACATCCGCGACGTGCTCAGCGTGATGTTCACCTGCGGGCTCTACGACTACGCAGGCGAGTGGGGCTACCGCGTCGGGCTGCCTGCGAAGAGCGGAGTCGGGGGGGCCGTCTTCGCCGTGGTGCCCCGTCAGTTCGGCGTGGCGGTGTTCTCGCCGCCGCTCGACGAGCGAGGCAACAGCGTGCGCGGCATCAGAGTCTGCGAAGAGCTGTCACAGCTGTGCGGCCTGCACGTCTTCGACGCCCTCATGGGGACCGAGGCGACGGTGCGGACGAACGCCGAGCGGGCCGTTCCCCCGGGCGCGAGCCAGACAGCACTACCCGAGCCGACGCACGCCCGGTCGCTTCCACTAAGCAGCACCGGTGACCAAGACGTCCGGTCTGAAGTCGCGGTCTCGGTAGCCTGACGTGACATCGGTAGCGTCTAATGCTGACTTTGATTTAATTTTTAAACCTAAAGTGCTCTGCGAGCGAAATGTTGTTGATATATTCCGATTACGCTTTAACAGGGGTG from Bacteroidota bacterium includes these protein-coding regions:
- a CDS encoding two-component regulator propeller domain-containing protein; this translates as MRLYLLGLLAVLLGVPAPGHAQATRGPGSEIRFRHFGIEDGLASPYITAIYQDTRGFLWFGTEGGLSRYDGLRFRTYLPVPFDTTSLGEVDVEGFASTPDGGLWIAGEEGTLSRYHPQRDAFTNLLRLDRAAFRTLDVFIRARDGGLWLGGNEGVYRYEPDTGALDTFRQSDESGGLPSNRVTALLEDRRGGIWVGMEGGHLVRYDLDTARFEDISGPGGLPRESIRSLLEDRSGRLWVGTDEGLFLYDQAAGTFVAYDGTEGVQIMAIVEDPAGALWLGTDDGIAHLAAGAGPSAPAARYRHDPNDPASILPGRVRALYLDRSGVMWVGLFAGVSAFELAPPPFTVLTHDPEDPNSLSDPIVWSVLAQDSVLWVGTEDGVLNRVDRPSGRVTRYRHDGTDQAATATVVDLREAEDGTLWLGTWRSGSWLGTFQRFDPAQGRVVERHAPAPAWPEAEDWPRPNGVPGALPTSSPHGTFEDGRGRLWVLSSESGCPSVFNRAAGTFAPFCLGEEPGASPWVRSVVEHDGALWFGAYGEGLIRFDPDTGRQQTYSYDPANADGPASDKILVLHLRDGAIWVGTYGTGLSRFDPATEVFTHYSAATTDLPSDIIYSIEEDDAGDLWLGTGRGLARFSPATDTFEAFGLDDGLPDLDFNTVASHRAPSGELFFGGPGGLVSFFPDRLTRNEVPPPVAITNVRVGGEIAEPGEGAPLAVAAPYAETVRLAPGQRDLALAFAALHFANPSQNRYRYRLEGYDADWHTPGGDPEATYTNLDPGRYTFRVQAANADGVWNDEGAALAVVVEPRFFETWWFALGLGLLALGLAGAAVQGRVRRQRERETELRALVAERTADLEREKQTTEAQAEQLRELDAAKTRFFQNVSHEFRTPLTLTIGPLEDLRDGMYAPDEIGEPVGLALRSARRVLGLINEILDVAKMDARQLRLGARPLDLDAFLRDLAAMFALHAERLGIDLRYDGPGHPVEAWLDRDRFGRAVSNLLSNALKFTPDGGRVRLRLAASETEARVTVEDTGTGIAAEHLPYLFDRFYQADGLTPQRQPGTGIGLAFAREVVTLHGGTIAAESEPGAGSRFTITLPLGRDHLAPDQLAGDEQPGDAAVPDVPPLLDPSLLLPDQGGDERPSEASTLSEDGAGEDVTTVLVVDDHPDIRAYVRRHLEAERDGHPGYRVLEAADGAEGLALAREHLPDLVVSDVMMPVLDGIALCTALKADPATDFLPVVLLTAKAGEEATLEGLGSGADDYVTKPFNVRTLAARVDNLIAGRRRLRERFAGEAVPAPARPDTSALAPEDAALVERLHAVIEDRLDDEDFGVETLAEAVGMSRATLYRRLKGVVDETPQALLREARLARAARLLTERAGGVGEIAYAVGFKSVAHFSRTFRATYEVAPSAYAAPAGA
- the glsA gene encoding glutaminase A, which codes for MEHRPHVPTHVTLRGGNARARLLSILNELHYKYASLGEGAVADYIPELAKANPDWFGISVVTVDGEVYEVGDCDRRFTIQSASKPFVYAAALEEHGRETVLARVGVEPTGDAFNSIIKLDEKSKRPHNPMVNAGAIAITSLIRGEGPTDKLNSLLSMFSRFAGHPIDVDMAVFMSERTTGHRNRALAHLMRNFGMIHNGIDEALDLYFQQCSVLVTSRDLATMAGSLANGGVNPLTGEQVLSPEYIRDVLSVMFTCGLYDYAGEWGYRVGLPAKSGVGGAVFAVVPRQFGVAVFSPPLDERGNSVRGIRVCEELSQLCGLHVFDALMGTEATVRTNAERAVPPGASQTALPEPTHARSLPLSSTGDQDVRSEVAVSVA